The sequence TTGATCAGGGCGCCGGGGATGAAGAACGGCGAGACCCGCCGCACACCCTTGTCACGGATCAAAAGCGTTGTCTGCTCGATGGATTGCAGCCCCCCGATGCCCGAGCCCAGCATCACGCCGGTCCGCATCAGGCTTTCTTCGTCCTCGGGGGTCCAGCCCGCATCGGCCACCGCCTGATCCGCAGCCGCCAACCCGTAAAGAATGAAATCATCCACCTTGCGGCGCTCTTTCGGCGCCATGTGGTCGTCGGGGTTGAAGGTGCCATCGCTGCCATCGCCATAGGGCACTTCGCAGGCGTATTTCGTCGCGACGTTCTGGGGATCGAAACGGGTGATCGTTCCCGCCCCCGATTGCCCGTCCAGCAAGCGCTTCCAGCTTTCCTCGACCCCTGACGCCAAAGGCGTGACCAATCCAAGGCCGGTAACAACGACACGACGCATCCTGCTGCCCTCTCACAAATTTCCTCGGGTGCTCTTAGCGCGCCTTACCCCCGGGGGGCAAGCCCAAGCAGGCCCCGCAAGCGGGGCCATGCCAGTGTTTCAGGTCGGAAATTGAACCCAAATCGCCTTACTGGAACTCGGCTGTGGGTTCGGGTTCGGCCTGCGCAAGGGCCAAGGCCTCTTGCAGGTCCACATCGCGCGACAGAAGCGCCCGACCGATCAATGTACCGGCCACGTTGGGCACATACTTGAGCCGCGAAACATCATCCGTGCTGCGCACGGTGCCACGCGCGATCACCGGATGGTGGGTCTGTGCGGCCAGATGGGTGATCACCCCAAGGCTGCCGTCGGTATCCTCGATATCGGCATCGACATCGGTCACGATGATCCCGGCCAGCGGCGCGTCATCAAAGGCCTTGATATAGTCCTCGGGCGTAAAGGCCGATTGCGATTTCCAGCCTTCGGTCATGACCGCGCCGTGGAAGACATCCACCGCCAGAACGATCTGATCCGGATAGAATTTGGCCAGCTCCCGCAACAAATCCGGGTCATGCGCCGCCATGGTACCGACAACGATACGCCCCGCGCCCTTGTCGATCCAACGCTCGACCGCATCGCGTGAGCGGAAGCCACCCCCCAATTGCACGGGGATGCCTGCCGCACGGATGATGTCTTCCAGAAGCTCGGCATTATCGCCGTCCCCCGCAAGGGCATTGATATCCGTGACATGCATCCACTCGGCCCCGGCGGCGGCAAAACCACGCGCAGTCTCGACCGGGTCCACATGCCAGATCACGGGTTCTTCCAAACGGCCCCGCGTCAGCGAAACACATTTGCCGTTGTGCAGTTCAAGGGTGGGATAAATGATCATGCCAGAAGTGCCTTTCCGTCGCATCATGCGCGCGCATCAGCGCGCAACCAGAATCGACTCTGGAGTGTCTTAGCGACCCCTGATTGTACCAAATCGGCATGATGCGGCCAAATCGCGCCTTCTTGACCATGCGACAATGAAAAAGGCCCCCGCCAACCGGCAGGGGCCTTGGAAAATCGCAAAGCGACGGAAAGCTTACGACGCTTCCTTGATGAACTTCACCGCGTCGCCGAAGGTCTGGATGGTTTCGGCTGCGTCGTCGGGAATTTCAATGCCGAACTCTTCTTCGAAGGCCATGACCAGCTCAACGGTGTCAAGGCTGTCAGCGCCCAGGTCGTCGATGAACGAGGCGTTCTCGGCCACCTTGTCCTCTTCAACGCCCAGATGTTCCACAACGATCTTTTTAACGCGATCTGCGATGTCGCTCATGTCTTAATCCTCATCTACTTTCGAACCTTGCGGTCCGTTTTCCGCCCCTGCCCACGCCGGGAAGCGGGTTTGCTTATGCCCCTCCGGGCGGCTCTGACTGCCCTTCACTCGGGCGCGCCGGGGTCGGAACGGACCCACCGCCGACGAAACTGCGCCGCCTATAGCACATGGCGCGCGAATGGCAAACGCTTTCGAAACAAGGACGGCACAGGCGCCGCCCTCGCCGCTCACAACATGGCCATACCGCCGTTCACATGCAAGGTGGCCCCGGTGACGTATCCTGCCTCGGGACTGGCAAGGTACAAAACCGCCGCTGCGATTTCCTCGGGCGTGCCCATGCGCGCCGCCGGGATCTTGGAATTGATCGCCTCTTTCTGATCGTCGTTCAACTTGTCGGTCATCGCCGTGGCGATGAAGCCGGGCGCGACGGCATTGGCGGTAATGCCCCGGCTGGCCACCTCATAGGCGATGGATTTGGTCATCCCCACCATGCCCGCCTTGGAGGCGGCATAGTTCACCTGCCCCGGGTTGCCGGTGGCCCCCACGATGGAACTGATGTTGATGATCCGGCCCCAGCGGGCCTTCATCATCGGGCGCATGACCCCCCGGCACAAACGCATGGTCGAGGTCAGGTTCACGTCAATGACGCTTTGCCATTCCTCGTCCGACATGCGCATGAAAATCTGGTCGCGGGTGATTCCGGCGTTGTTCACAAGAATATCCAGCGCGCCCATGGCCTCGATGGCCTGCTTGGGCAGGGCGTCCACGGCTTCCGCGTCACTCAGGTTGCAGGGCAGAACATGCGCCCGCTCACCCAGTTCCGCGGCCAAAGCCTCCAGCGGCTCAACCCGCGTGCCCGAAAGCCCCACGGTCGCCCCCGCCGCGTGCAGCGCCTTGGCAATCGCGCCGCCAATGCCGCCCGAGGCCCCGGTGACCAGCGCGCACTTTCCTGTCAGATCAAACATATCCAATTCCTTTGTCTTTGCGCCAAATGCCTTGGCTTTAGCCGTTCAAGGCGTCTTTCGCCGCCACCACATCCCCCGGCGTGCCCACGTTGCGGCACGCCACGCTGCGATCGATCCGCCGGATCATCCCCGACAGGGCCTTGCCCGCGCCGATCTCCCAGGCCTCGGTGACACCCTGCGCGGCCATGTACAGCACCGATTCGCGCCAGCGGACCGATCCCGTGACCTGCTCCACCAGCAGCTTGCGGATCTCATCGGGGTCACTCACCGCCTCGGCGCGCACATTGGCCACCACCGGCACGGCGGGGGCCTTGATCTCGACCGCGGCCAAGGCTTCGGCCATCACGTCGGCCGCAGGCTGCATCAGCGCACAATGGAACGGCGCGCTCACGGGCAGAAGCATCGCGCGCTTGGCACCCTTCTCCTTGGCCAGATCCACGGCGCGTTCCACCGCGGCCTTGTGGCCCGACACCACAACCTGCCCCGGATCGTTGTCATTTGCCGCTTGGCAAACCTCGCCCTGCGCGGCCCCTTCGGCCACCTCGCGCACCGCCGCCAGATCAAGCCCCAAGATCGCCGCCATGGCCCCCTCGCCCACCGGCACGGCCTTTTGCATCGCCTCGCCGCGCGTCCGCAAAAGCCGCGCGCAATCGGCCACGCTCAAGGCGCCCGCCGCGGCCAAGGCCGAATATTCCCCAAGGCTGTGACCCGCAACAAGGCTTGCCGCCTCGATGCTCACCCCCTCGGCCTCCAGCGCCCGCATCGCCGCCAATGAGGTCGCCATAAGCGCAGGCTGCGCATTCTGCGTCAGGGTCAGGGTCTCCTGCTCCCCGTCCCAGATCAACGACGACAGCTTTTCCCCCAAAGCCTCGTCCACCTCGTCGAAAACGGCGCGGGACGCCGGATAGGCCTCGGCCAGTTCCTTACCCATACCGATGGTCTGTGCCCCTTGCCCGGGAAATACGAATGCGCGGCTCATTGGCGTCCCTCTTATCTATGGCTTTGCCCGTTTCATCCCGGATAGCGCGCCTCGCGGTCCGAGGCAACGGACAAACCCGGATCGGCATCCATGCACGCCACCTGTGCAGGCGGCGCCATTGTGTCCACGGCGCAGCGAACTACTCTGACATCAAATCAGATACTCAGGATCTCCTTCATGGCTCTCGCAAATACCACAATCTCTTACGGGTCCGTTACCAAGACATTTCACTGGCTTACGGCCCTGGGCATTCTGTTGGCCCTGCCGCTTGGCTATTTCGCCAACGATCTGGCCCATACGGTCCAAAACCCCGAGATCGCCACCACCGAGACACAGGTCGCCCGCGCGGCCCTCCTGTTTTCCCTGCACAAGACCATCGGCCTGACGGTGTTCTTCGTGGCCCTCGCCCGCATCCTCTGGGCCGTCACGCAACCCAAGCCCGGCTTGCTGAACGGCGATACCGTGCTGGAATCGCGCCTCGCCGAAGTGGTCCACTGGCTGCTTTACGGCTCGCTTGTCGCGGTGCCGCTCTCGGGCTGGATTCACCATGCCTCGACCACCGGGTTCGCGCCCATCTGGTGGCCTTTCGGCCAATCCCTGCCCTTCGTGCCCAAGGACGAGGGCGTGGCCCAGATCACCGGCACACTGCATTACCTGCTGCAATGGGTGCTGGTCGGCGCGCTGGTGCTGCATATCGCCGGCGCCCTCAAACACCACGTGATCGACCGCGACGCCACCCTGCGCCGCATGTTGCCGGGCCTCACCCCGGCCCAACCGACAGCCAAGCAACCCGGCCACGCCCTGCCGCTTCTGGGAGCGCTGGCGGTCTGGGCCATTGTTCTCGGCGGCGCCAACACCCTCGGCTGGTTCAAACTCGACGCCGCCCAAACCCCGGCAGAATCCCTCGCCGCCGTCGAAAGCGACTGGACGGTGCAGGACGGCACGCTTGAAATCACCGTGGTCCAGATGGGCTCCGAGGTGACAGGCCGTTTCGCCGACTGGACCGCCGAGATCAGCTATGACGCGGCGTCCGCAAACCCCAAGGGCGACGTGACCGTCACCGTCGCCATCCCGTCCCTCACACTCGGCTCGGTCACCGATCAGGCCATGGGCGCCGAATACTTCAACGCCGAGGCCCACCCGACAGCCACCTTCACCGCCGAGATCGTGGATACAGAGGGCCACATCGCCCAAGGTACCCTGACCATCAAGGATCACTCCATGCCGGTTGAGATGCCCTTCGATCTGGCAATCGACGGCAACACCGCAGAAGCCTCGGGTGGCCTGAGCGTGGATCGCCGCGCCTTCGGCATCGGCGGTGAGGCCACCGATTCCCTTGGGGCCAGCGTCGACATCCGTTTTGACCTGACCGCCACAAGGTAACCACGGGTCACACCGTCTGATATGCCAACAAAAAAGGGCCTGCCAATCGGCAGGCCCTCATCATTCCGCGAATTTGGATTTACTCGGCCTTCATCGCCTCGATCGAGATCATCACTTCGACCTCGTCACTGATCGCCGGGGCAAACTTGCCAAGCCCGAATTCCGAGCGCATCAAAGTGGTGGAGGCATCGAACCCGGCCCAGTCCTTGTTTTGCATCGGATGCGAGGCCGCCTTGTTCAGCTTGGCATCCAGAACGACCGATTGGGTGGTCTCGTTGATCGTGAGATCGCCGGTAATTTCGGCGGTGTCCTCGCCGGTCACTTCGATGCCGGTCGAGGTAAAGGTGATCATGTCGCCTTCGCTCGCGCCAAAGAAATCATCCGACATGAAATGCCCGAACCGCTTTTCCCAGCCGGTCAGCATCGACATGGTCGGCATCGAGACCGAAACCGATGAGGCCGCCGGGTCTTCCTGATCGAACATGATCTCGCCTTCGAACCCCGAGAACATGCCATAGGTGGTGGAATACCCAAGGTGGTTGTAGGAAAAGACAACCTGGCTGTGGCTTGAATCCAATACATATTTTTCCGCTTCAGCCATGGCGCCGGTTGCGGACAGGGTCAGGGCCGCCGCTGTGGCGAGAACTGCGTTTTTCATCGAATATGCCTCCTGGCTTTTGAAAAATTCAGTCTCTGAAAATGGCGCAAGCGCAGGATTGAGCAAGTCCCCAAGGTCAAACAATGTCTGTTGATTTGCGAACAGGTCGGGCGCGGCAATCCGCCGACCTTGCCGATGATCAGGCCGCTTGCGGAAAGACCTCGCGCAGCTTCTGTTCGGTCTCGGCGTCGGAGACCGGAATCGACAGAACCTGTTCACCCTCAGCGTCAAAGGCCGTCAAGGCATTTCCTTGCAACGAGACGTTCGAAAGCTTGTCCAACCCATAGACCCCCTTCAGTCGAAGCGCCCCGCAGTCATCTTTCGAGACCACGCGCAATTGACGGTTCACCGGGTCCACATGCACTTCGGGAAGGTCATCTTCGGTGTCCAGCGAACTCATCATCACCAAGCCGAACCCAAGCATGGCAAGCGAGACGAAAAGCTTGATCAACTGCATCGCAGCATCCCCCGCCGGAACCGCCCACATGCCCATGGCCGCCAGCAAGAGGGCCGTGCCGGCGCTCATCTTGATCGCGCGTTTCACTGCACATCGCGCTGGCTTTCCATCGCGTTCAAGCCGATCTTGAGTATAGCTGTTCAGGTTGTCCGGCAAAGCGACCATTCTGGCCTCCCCTCGTCCTCAGGATTTCGTGTCGTCTCAGGCCACCCTGATTTCGAAACGCGACAAGAATGGGGCACAGCCAAGGCAAATTTTCGCCCGGGCCTCCCCCCTTGCGCCGCGCCCCGATCCATCGTAAGGACACGCTTCCTTTCGCAGTTTGTCATGAACCGCGCAGTCTCTCGTGGACGGGTCGCGAAAGGATGCAAGACCCGCCTTTGAAATGCGCCCAGATAGAAGTGGAGATAACATGCCGCTCTACGAGCATGTTTTTATTTCGCGTCAGGACTTGTCCAACGCGCAAGCTGAAGGCCTCATCGAACATTTTGGCACCGTGCTGTCCGACAACGGCGGCAAACTCGTGGATAGCGAGTACTGGGGCGTCAAGACCATGGCCTACAAGATCAACAAGAACCGCAAGGGCCACTATGCCTTCCTGCGTACCGATGCCCCCGCGGCGGCCGTCCAGGAAATGGAACGCCTGATGCGCCTGCACGACGACGTGATGCGCGTCATGACCATCAAGGTCGACGAGCACGAGGAAGGCCCCTCGGTCCAGATGCAGAAAAAAGACGACCGTGGCGACCGCCGCGAACGTCGTTGATCATCGCTTGAAGAAAGGACACTAACCCATGGCTGCAAAACCGTTTTTCCGCCGCCGCAAGGTCTGCCCCTTCTCGGGCGACAATGCACCCAAGATCGACTACAAGGACACCAAGCTGCTGCAACGCTACATCAGCGAACGCGGCAAGATCGTGCCCTCGCGCATCACCGCCGTCTCGGCCAAGAAGCAGCGTGAACTGTCCCGCGCCATCAAGCGCGCGCGCTTCCTCGCCCTGCTGCCCTACGCCGTGAAGTAAGGAGAGAGCATCATGCAAGTTATCCTTCTCGAACGCGTGGCCAAACTGGGCCAGATGGGCGACGTCGTCGACGTCAAGCCCGGCTTCGCGCGCAACTTCCTGCTGCCGCAAGGCAAGGCCCTTTCGGCCTCCGAGCAGAACATCGCAGACTTCGAGGCCCGCAAGGCGCAACTCGAAGCCCGCAACCTCGAAACCAAGAAAGAGGCCGAAGCACTGGCCGCGAAAATCGACGGTCAACAGTTCGTCGTGATTCGTCAGGCGTCCGATGGCGGCAGCCTCTACGGCTCGGTCTCCACCCGTGACGCCGCCGCCGTGGCCAAAGAGGAAGGCGTGACCGTTGACCGCAAGCAGGTCATCATTCGCCAGCCGATCAAAACCCTTGGCCTGCACGAAGTCGAGGTGCACCTGCACCCCGAAGTCGAAGCCGTGATCACCCTCAACGTCGCCCGTTCGCCCGAAGAGGCCGAGCTGCAAGCGACCGGCAAGACCATTCAGGACGCCGCCGCCGAAGCCGAAGCCGCCGCCGATTACGAGATCGCGGAACTCTTCGACGATATCGGCTCGGCCGCGTCCGAAGATGAAGACCTTGCCGAAACCGTCGAGGAAGTGCTTCCCGAAGACGCCGAAGGTCAAAAAGACGAAGGCTGATAGCCTCCAAAATGTCACAAAAAAGGGCCACGCATGTCGTTTGTGTGGCCCTTTTTTCATGCCAAGCTTCATCTCGACAGGGAAACGGGCCACGTGCTAACGTCTTGTATCGGCTGATGCCGTAACATGTCGTACCAGTAACAACGCTCAAGGAAAGCAAGGGTAAATATGAAGACAATTGATAAGGCCATTGGCTCTCGCATTCGGATGTATCGCAAAGCCCTCGGGCTCAGCCAATCAGATCTTGCCAGAGAACTCGGCATTACTTTCCAACAGGTTCAAAAATACGAAAGCGGTGCAAACCGCGTGGCCGCCTCGCGGCTTTGGAGTATCGCAGACGCGCTTGGCGTGTCGGTACTGTCGCTGTTTCAGGATGTGGCGCAAACCGATGGTGAAACACCCGGAACGCCACTGGAACTTCTCGATCTCTACACGGGCTTGTCCGTCAACAAACAGATGGAATTGATCAGTTTCGCCCGCCAGCTTTCACAAAAAACCGCGGCAAGCTTGTCAGCATAGGAGTCAAAACACCCGCCGATGAACAAGCCCATACACCTCATCGACATCGCAAGTACGCCAGCGGCAGAGCGCGATTATGTCGGCCATCTTCGCATGCTTTGCGACGAGCTGGGTGTTGAGCACGCGACCTATTTTTCGGCCAATCCCGTTTCGGGCACCATGTATGGTTTCACGACCTACCCCGACGAGTGGAAGGCGCATTATGTCTCCGAAGGCCTTCAGACATATGACCCGACACTCCATTCGGCGGCGCGCTCCATCGCGCCTGTCGATTGGAAGAGGTTGCAACGTGACGATGATTTTGGGCGCGTTTTTCATGATGCACATGATTTCGGCCTTCCCGATCAGGGCGTGACCGTTCCGATCCGGGGCTTGTTTGGCGAAACCGGCCTGCTGTGTGCCTGTGCCACCATGGCCCCGAGGG comes from Roseovarius bejariae and encodes:
- a CDS encoding acyl carrier protein, with protein sequence MSDIADRVKKIVVEHLGVEEDKVAENASFIDDLGADSLDTVELVMAFEEEFGIEIPDDAAETIQTFGDAVKFIKEAS
- the fabD gene encoding ACP S-malonyltransferase, which produces MSRAFVFPGQGAQTIGMGKELAEAYPASRAVFDEVDEALGEKLSSLIWDGEQETLTLTQNAQPALMATSLAAMRALEAEGVSIEAASLVAGHSLGEYSALAAAGALSVADCARLLRTRGEAMQKAVPVGEGAMAAILGLDLAAVREVAEGAAQGEVCQAANDNDPGQVVVSGHKAAVERAVDLAKEKGAKRAMLLPVSAPFHCALMQPAADVMAEALAAVEIKAPAVPVVANVRAEAVSDPDEIRKLLVEQVTGSVRWRESVLYMAAQGVTEAWEIGAGKALSGMIRRIDRSVACRNVGTPGDVVAAKDALNG
- a CDS encoding YceI family protein; this encodes MKNAVLATAAALTLSATGAMAEAEKYVLDSSHSQVVFSYNHLGYSTTYGMFSGFEGEIMFDQEDPAASSVSVSMPTMSMLTGWEKRFGHFMSDDFFGASEGDMITFTSTGIEVTGEDTAEITGDLTINETTQSVVLDAKLNKAASHPMQNKDWAGFDASTTLMRSEFGLGKFAPAISDEVEVMISIEAMKAE
- a CDS encoding helix-turn-helix domain-containing protein, translated to MKTIDKAIGSRIRMYRKALGLSQSDLARELGITFQQVQKYESGANRVAASRLWSIADALGVSVLSLFQDVAQTDGETPGTPLELLDLYTGLSVNKQMELISFARQLSQKTAASLSA
- the rpsF gene encoding 30S ribosomal protein S6; the encoded protein is MPLYEHVFISRQDLSNAQAEGLIEHFGTVLSDNGGKLVDSEYWGVKTMAYKINKNRKGHYAFLRTDAPAAAVQEMERLMRLHDDVMRVMTIKVDEHEEGPSVQMQKKDDRGDRRERR
- a CDS encoding autoinducer binding domain-containing protein; amino-acid sequence: MNKPIHLIDIASTPAAERDYVGHLRMLCDELGVEHATYFSANPVSGTMYGFTTYPDEWKAHYVSEGLQTYDPTLHSAARSIAPVDWKRLQRDDDFGRVFHDAHDFGLPDQGVTVPIRGLFGETGLLCACATMAPREWGMLRREITGNLLSNAVHLHDTVMNSDPLLKALRQPNLSSREVEILQWVAAGKSQQDIGDILSISPRTVEVHLRSAREKLCTISTPQAVGRAVSLGLIQPG
- the rplI gene encoding 50S ribosomal protein L9 gives rise to the protein MQVILLERVAKLGQMGDVVDVKPGFARNFLLPQGKALSASEQNIADFEARKAQLEARNLETKKEAEALAAKIDGQQFVVIRQASDGGSLYGSVSTRDAAAVAKEEGVTVDRKQVIIRQPIKTLGLHEVEVHLHPEVEAVITLNVARSPEEAELQATGKTIQDAAAEAEAAADYEIAELFDDIGSAASEDEDLAETVEEVLPEDAEGQKDEG
- a CDS encoding cytochrome b/b6 domain-containing protein, whose translation is MALANTTISYGSVTKTFHWLTALGILLALPLGYFANDLAHTVQNPEIATTETQVARAALLFSLHKTIGLTVFFVALARILWAVTQPKPGLLNGDTVLESRLAEVVHWLLYGSLVAVPLSGWIHHASTTGFAPIWWPFGQSLPFVPKDEGVAQITGTLHYLLQWVLVGALVLHIAGALKHHVIDRDATLRRMLPGLTPAQPTAKQPGHALPLLGALAVWAIVLGGANTLGWFKLDAAQTPAESLAAVESDWTVQDGTLEITVVQMGSEVTGRFADWTAEISYDAASANPKGDVTVTVAIPSLTLGSVTDQAMGAEYFNAEAHPTATFTAEIVDTEGHIAQGTLTIKDHSMPVEMPFDLAIDGNTAEASGGLSVDRRAFGIGGEATDSLGASVDIRFDLTATR
- a CDS encoding 1-(5-phosphoribosyl)-5-[(5-phosphoribosylamino)methylideneamino] imidazole-4-carboxamide isomerase, with protein sequence MIIYPTLELHNGKCVSLTRGRLEEPVIWHVDPVETARGFAAAGAEWMHVTDINALAGDGDNAELLEDIIRAAGIPVQLGGGFRSRDAVERWIDKGAGRIVVGTMAAHDPDLLRELAKFYPDQIVLAVDVFHGAVMTEGWKSQSAFTPEDYIKAFDDAPLAGIIVTDVDADIEDTDGSLGVITHLAAQTHHPVIARGTVRSTDDVSRLKYVPNVAGTLIGRALLSRDVDLQEALALAQAEPEPTAEFQ
- the fabG gene encoding 3-oxoacyl-ACP reductase FabG, with protein sequence MFDLTGKCALVTGASGGIGGAIAKALHAAGATVGLSGTRVEPLEALAAELGERAHVLPCNLSDAEAVDALPKQAIEAMGALDILVNNAGITRDQIFMRMSDEEWQSVIDVNLTSTMRLCRGVMRPMMKARWGRIINISSIVGATGNPGQVNYAASKAGMVGMTKSIAYEVASRGITANAVAPGFIATAMTDKLNDDQKEAINSKIPAARMGTPEEIAAAVLYLASPEAGYVTGATLHVNGGMAML
- the rpsR gene encoding 30S ribosomal protein S18; translation: MAAKPFFRRRKVCPFSGDNAPKIDYKDTKLLQRYISERGKIVPSRITAVSAKKQRELSRAIKRARFLALLPYAVK